One window of Robbsia betulipollinis genomic DNA carries:
- a CDS encoding YraN family protein, producing MPPSGLPPSGLLSGGLPPSGLPPDASRRSRSPRDAIRPGTPARTAPPLDRTARGALYERLALRHLVEQGWRRLGQNVRAGGVEIDLIMRDPAGVVVFVEVRARGSARYGGAAASVGAHKRARLRRGAAVWLMRWRGPPPPCRFDVLAFEQGRIVWLPDAFGIVD from the coding sequence TTGCCGCCCAGCGGGTTGCCGCCCAGCGGATTGCTGTCCGGCGGGTTGCCGCCCAGCGGGTTGCCGCCCGACGCGTCGCGGCGTAGCAGATCGCCGCGCGACGCAATACGGCCAGGCACGCCGGCACGCACCGCGCCGCCGCTCGACAGGACCGCGCGTGGCGCGCTGTACGAGCGCCTGGCCTTGCGTCATCTCGTCGAGCAGGGCTGGCGCCGGCTCGGGCAGAACGTTCGGGCGGGCGGCGTCGAGATCGATCTGATCATGCGCGACCCGGCGGGAGTGGTCGTGTTCGTCGAGGTTCGGGCGCGCGGCAGCGCCCGCTACGGCGGCGCGGCGGCCAGCGTCGGTGCGCACAAGCGCGCGCGTTTACGGCGCGGCGCCGCCGTCTGGCTGATGCGCTGGCGTGGTCCCCCGCCGCCGTGCCGCTTCGATGTGCTGGCCTTCGAGCAGGGCCGGATCGTCTGGTTGCCGGACGCGTTCGGCATCGTCGATTGA
- the rsmI gene encoding 16S rRNA (cytidine(1402)-2'-O)-methyltransferase yields the protein MTDPLALASSQHYPPATLYMVATPIGNVADISLRALHLLGLCDRLAAEDTRNTAQLLSRYGIAKPMIAAHDHNENEAAERIVAFLAAGERVAFVSDAGTPGISDPGGRLVEAARAAGYGVMPLPGASAVTTAISAAGAWASTFTFVGFLASKTKQRAGQLDALAGHPHAIVLYEAPHRIEETMRAARDALGGTRRVLIARELTKLHESIHRATLAEGPEWLARDANHRRGEFVLVIEGAPAPGDGERDAAAHDGLLRALLDELPVSAAARVAARISGVSRGVLYARALQLAGNDSDEEAADGENAEGSAAP from the coding sequence TTGACCGATCCGCTTGCGCTCGCCTCGTCGCAGCACTACCCCCCGGCCACCCTCTACATGGTGGCGACTCCGATCGGCAATGTCGCCGATATTTCGCTACGGGCCTTGCACCTGCTGGGCCTGTGCGACCGGCTCGCCGCCGAGGACACGCGCAATACCGCGCAGCTGCTGTCCCGTTACGGCATCGCCAAGCCGATGATCGCCGCGCACGACCATAACGAGAACGAGGCGGCCGAACGCATCGTCGCCTTCCTGGCCGCGGGCGAGCGGGTGGCTTTCGTGTCCGACGCCGGCACGCCCGGCATCTCGGACCCCGGCGGCCGGCTGGTGGAAGCCGCGCGGGCGGCGGGCTATGGCGTCATGCCGCTACCCGGCGCCAGCGCGGTGACCACCGCCATCAGCGCGGCGGGCGCATGGGCGTCGACCTTCACCTTCGTCGGCTTTCTCGCCTCGAAGACGAAGCAGCGCGCCGGTCAGCTCGATGCGCTGGCCGGCCACCCGCACGCGATCGTCCTGTACGAGGCCCCGCACCGGATCGAGGAAACGATGCGCGCGGCGCGCGATGCGCTGGGCGGCACGCGGCGCGTGCTGATCGCTCGCGAATTGACGAAGTTACACGAGTCGATCCATCGCGCCACCCTGGCCGAAGGGCCGGAATGGCTGGCGCGCGACGCAAATCATCGCCGGGGGGAGTTCGTGCTGGTGATCGAGGGCGCGCCGGCGCCGGGCGACGGCGAGCGGGATGCCGCCGCGCATGACGGGCTGTTGCGCGCGCTGCTCGACGAGTTGCCGGTCAGCGCCGCGGCGCGCGTGGCGGCGCGCATCAGCGGAGTATCGCGCGGCGTGCTGTATGCGCGTGCGTTGCAACTGGCGGGAAATGATTCGGACGAAGAGGCGGCGGACGGGGAAAACGCGGAAGGAAGCGCCGCCCCCTAA
- a CDS encoding septal ring lytic transglycosylase RlpA family protein, with the protein MNARFFRRFAVVFATLSVAGCALPPPSTDSLSQSGQSDDNLSTNHAQIVASDTGDAAHRKATLRQSIAGLLHPSLTLARVCMRATHQDRAACNSPEAQASAAALLAAAGEPHPAAGNDADTLNADARNGRADEQRSASVSDKAPDVSDFRQAGSASWYGNGFHGRKTASGERYDMNEMTAAHRFLPLFSYVRVTNALNHRSVVVKINDRGPFHSRRILDLSYAAAQALGMGHRGTEQVSIKGLSANEARAAFAATVLASQ; encoded by the coding sequence ATGAACGCAAGATTTTTCCGACGGTTCGCGGTGGTATTCGCCACCCTGAGCGTCGCGGGTTGCGCGCTGCCGCCGCCCTCGACTGATTCACTCAGTCAATCCGGGCAGTCCGACGATAATTTGAGCACGAACCATGCCCAGATCGTCGCGAGCGATACGGGCGACGCCGCGCATCGGAAAGCAACGCTGCGGCAGTCGATCGCCGGCCTGCTGCATCCGTCATTGACGCTGGCCCGCGTGTGCATGCGCGCCACCCATCAGGACCGCGCCGCATGCAATTCGCCGGAAGCGCAGGCATCCGCCGCCGCGCTGCTGGCCGCCGCCGGGGAACCGCATCCGGCCGCCGGGAACGACGCCGATACGCTCAACGCCGATGCCCGGAACGGCCGCGCGGACGAGCAGCGCAGCGCGTCGGTCTCCGATAAGGCGCCCGATGTCTCGGATTTCCGGCAGGCAGGCAGCGCGTCGTGGTACGGCAATGGTTTTCATGGCCGCAAGACCGCCAGCGGCGAGCGCTACGACATGAACGAGATGACGGCTGCGCACCGCTTCCTGCCGCTGTTCAGCTATGTGCGCGTAACGAACGCGCTGAATCATCGCTCGGTGGTCGTCAAGATCAACGATCGGGGCCCCTTCCATAGCCGCCGCATCCTCGATCTGTCCTACGCCGCCGCGCAGGCGCTCGGCATGGGCCATCGCGGTACCGAACAGGTCAGCATCAAGGGCCTGTCGGCGAACGAAGCGCGTGCCGCATTCGCCGCGACGGTGCTGGCGTCGCAGTGA
- a CDS encoding exonuclease: protein MSEEIFVSTDVEADGPIPGPHSMLSFASAAYTPDKQLIATFSANLETLPGAEPHPVQAAWWKTQPDAWAACRRDLRQAEDVMPAYVDWVEALPGKPVFVAFPAGFDFTFMFWYMMRFVDRCPFSWSALDIKTLAFAMTGLPYRKNIKPRFPRHWFDDLPHTHVALDDAIEQGALFCNMLAELRRERAARDAAAPPRSEALDTPRGLRG from the coding sequence ATGAGCGAAGAGATTTTTGTCAGCACCGATGTCGAGGCCGACGGTCCGATCCCCGGCCCCCATTCGATGTTGAGCTTCGCGTCGGCCGCCTATACGCCCGACAAGCAACTGATCGCGACATTTTCGGCGAACCTGGAAACGCTGCCGGGGGCCGAACCCCATCCGGTGCAGGCCGCGTGGTGGAAGACGCAGCCCGACGCGTGGGCCGCCTGCCGCCGGGATCTGCGACAGGCGGAGGACGTCATGCCGGCGTACGTGGACTGGGTGGAGGCGTTGCCCGGCAAGCCGGTGTTCGTGGCGTTCCCGGCGGGCTTCGATTTCACCTTCATGTTCTGGTACATGATGCGCTTCGTGGACCGCTGCCCGTTTTCCTGGTCCGCGCTGGACATCAAGACGCTGGCGTTCGCGATGACCGGCCTGCCCTACCGCAAGAACATCAAACCCCGCTTCCCGCGCCACTGGTTCGACGACCTGCCGCACACGCACGTGGCGCTGGACGACGCGATCGAGCAGGGCGCGCTGTTCTGCAACATGCTGGCCGAACTGCGCCGCGAACGCGCCGCGCGGGACGCGGCCGCGCCGCCCCGGTCCGAGGCGCTCGACACCCCCCGCGGCCTCCGCGGCTGA
- a CDS encoding lipocalin family protein translates to MKSHTKQWWLAGSAVACLAVIATAVAATSAAARTPLEPVPQLDLDRYAGTWYEIAKYPNFFQRKCVADVRAVYARRADGLIDVVNSCMERNGAVNDVHGIARPDVMPPPMSSKLQVRFAPAWLGWLPFVWGRYWVVMLDPDYRYSVVSEPRRKYLWILSREPQLDAATYRKIAVRLRELGLDPDKLVKTVQDDGR, encoded by the coding sequence ATGAAATCGCATACCAAGCAGTGGTGGCTGGCCGGTTCCGCGGTCGCCTGCCTGGCGGTGATCGCCACGGCGGTGGCAGCGACGTCGGCAGCGGCGCGCACGCCGCTCGAACCGGTGCCGCAACTCGATCTCGACCGCTATGCGGGAACCTGGTACGAGATCGCGAAATATCCCAACTTTTTTCAGCGCAAATGCGTGGCCGACGTGCGCGCCGTCTATGCCAGGCGCGCAGACGGGCTGATCGACGTGGTCAACAGCTGCATGGAACGCAACGGCGCAGTGAACGACGTGCACGGCATCGCACGCCCGGACGTCATGCCGCCCCCGATGAGTTCGAAGCTGCAGGTGCGCTTCGCGCCTGCGTGGCTCGGTTGGCTGCCGTTTGTCTGGGGACGGTATTGGGTGGTGATGCTGGACCCGGACTACCGCTATTCGGTGGTCAGCGAGCCGCGTCGCAAATACCTGTGGATCCTGTCGCGCGAACCGCAACTCGACGCGGCGACGTACCGCAAGATCGCCGTCCGGCTACGCGAACTGGGGCTCGACCCGGACAAGCTCGTGAAAACCGTTCAGGACGACGGGCGCTGA
- a CDS encoding SDR family oxidoreductase has protein sequence MSRKTILITGASRGIGRAAAIQAGGRGWSVAVNYVGNRDAAQDVVEAVKAAGGEAIAIQGDVAVEADVLGMFEEAARLGPLDGVVVNAGIVAPPQPLVDMSVERLRRMFDVNVLGAYLCAREAARRLVRSRGGKGGSIVLISSVAASLGSPGEYVDYAGSKGAVDTLTKGLAKELGAEGVRVNAVRPGLIDTDIHASGLQPDRAWRLGVNAPLGRPGTADEVAEAILWLLSDASSYASGTLLDVSGGR, from the coding sequence ATGAGCAGGAAAACGATTCTGATCACCGGCGCGAGCCGTGGCATCGGCCGCGCGGCGGCGATCCAGGCCGGCGGGCGCGGCTGGTCGGTCGCGGTCAACTACGTCGGCAACCGGGATGCCGCGCAGGATGTGGTCGAGGCGGTGAAGGCGGCCGGTGGCGAGGCGATCGCGATCCAGGGCGACGTGGCGGTCGAGGCCGACGTGCTCGGCATGTTCGAGGAGGCCGCGCGGCTCGGACCGCTCGATGGCGTGGTCGTGAACGCCGGCATCGTGGCGCCGCCGCAGCCGCTGGTGGACATGAGCGTCGAGCGGTTGCGACGCATGTTCGACGTCAACGTGCTGGGCGCCTATCTGTGCGCGCGCGAGGCCGCGCGACGTCTGGTGCGCAGCCGGGGCGGGAAGGGCGGGTCGATCGTGCTGATCTCGTCGGTTGCCGCGTCGCTCGGCTCGCCGGGCGAGTACGTCGATTATGCCGGGTCGAAGGGCGCCGTCGACACCCTGACGAAGGGATTGGCGAAAGAACTGGGCGCCGAAGGCGTGCGTGTCAATGCCGTGCGTCCGGGATTGATCGACACCGACATCCACGCCAGCGGGCTGCAACCCGATCGTGCCTGGCGCCTGGGCGTCAATGCGCCGCTGGGCCGTCCCGGCACGGCGGACGAGGTTGCCGAGGCGATTCTCTGGCTGCTGAGCGACGCTTCCTCGTACGCCAGCGGTACCCTGCTGGACGTCTCCGGCGGGCGGTGA
- a CDS encoding DUF4337 domain-containing protein translates to MSDEYEIAGPHEHALEHPGGHGGVESDPSAAWMAVMTAILASVGAICSYQSGANENLALYYKNEAAIRKTEASNQWAYYQAKGEKQNLAELGAALMVANAGQEAKFQADIQKYRSQKEPIRAHAEAIEKLVDQDDKASEALMHQHHRWAQSTTLIQISIGLAAVALLTRRRWLRFLSIGVALGGVVTAATAFMGG, encoded by the coding sequence ATGTCGGACGAATACGAAATAGCGGGCCCGCACGAACATGCGCTGGAACATCCTGGCGGTCACGGCGGCGTGGAGAGCGACCCCTCGGCCGCCTGGATGGCGGTGATGACCGCGATTCTCGCGAGCGTGGGCGCGATCTGTTCGTACCAGAGCGGCGCGAACGAGAATCTGGCGCTGTACTACAAGAACGAGGCGGCGATTCGCAAGACCGAGGCGTCGAACCAGTGGGCGTACTACCAGGCGAAAGGCGAGAAGCAGAATCTCGCGGAACTGGGCGCCGCGCTGATGGTGGCGAATGCCGGGCAGGAGGCGAAATTCCAGGCCGATATCCAGAAATACCGCTCGCAGAAGGAGCCGATCCGCGCGCATGCGGAGGCGATCGAGAAACTCGTCGATCAGGACGACAAGGCCAGCGAAGCGCTGATGCATCAACATCACCGCTGGGCGCAATCGACCACACTCATTCAGATTTCGATCGGGCTGGCCGCGGTCGCGCTGCTGACGCGCCGCCGCTGGCTGCGTTTCCTGTCGATCGGCGTGGCATTGGGCGGCGTGGTGACCGCGGCGACGGCGTTCATGGGCGGGTGA
- a CDS encoding FAD-binding oxidoreductase, with amino-acid sequence MTDSASSPSAPHAFAQQLRDALGTDIVATSAAEIAPWLTDWRGIYHGDAQAVVRPRTVEQVAHCLRLCSAAGVPVVPRGGNTGLCGGATPEKRNDAHPLGVVLCLDRMNAVRQVDTTSNVLIAEAGCILADLQQAAENANRLLPLSLAAEGSCQLGGNLSTNAGGVNVVRYGMTRELVLGIEAVLPSGEIFEGLRTLRKDNTGYDLKQLLIGAEGTLGIITAASLRLFPRNGVRTVVLAAVDSPQQALELYALVFEQCGQRVQAFEYFTQECVELVLRHVDGLRLPFADAHPGYVLLELADTVDEAALNALVETVIGAALEAALCSDAVVSTTLAQLESMWRLREEISEAQKMDGPHLKHDISVPIEALPAFMESARERVAAALPGARLFVFGHFGDGNLHYNVSRPAGTPADFFARDAQAEHAVTDAVLDEVARCHGSISAEHGIGQLKRHHFQQFKSPLERRLMADIKRVFDPAGIMNPGKLL; translated from the coding sequence ATGACCGATTCCGCTTCCTCCCCGAGCGCCCCCCACGCGTTCGCGCAACAGCTGCGCGATGCGCTTGGCACCGATATCGTCGCCACGTCGGCGGCCGAGATCGCACCCTGGCTGACCGACTGGCGCGGCATCTATCACGGCGATGCGCAGGCGGTGGTCCGTCCGCGCACGGTCGAGCAGGTGGCGCACTGCCTGCGCCTGTGCTCGGCCGCCGGCGTGCCGGTCGTGCCGCGCGGCGGCAATACCGGCCTGTGCGGCGGCGCGACGCCGGAGAAACGCAACGATGCGCACCCGCTGGGCGTGGTGCTCTGTCTGGACCGGATGAATGCGGTGCGCCAGGTCGACACCACGTCGAACGTGCTGATCGCAGAGGCCGGCTGCATCCTCGCCGACCTGCAGCAGGCGGCGGAAAACGCCAACCGCCTGCTGCCGCTCAGTCTTGCCGCGGAGGGCTCGTGCCAGTTGGGCGGCAATCTGTCGACCAACGCCGGTGGCGTCAACGTGGTGCGTTACGGCATGACCCGCGAACTGGTGCTCGGCATCGAGGCCGTGCTGCCCAGCGGCGAGATCTTCGAAGGGCTGCGCACACTGCGCAAGGACAACACCGGTTACGACCTGAAACAGTTGCTGATCGGTGCCGAAGGCACCCTCGGCATCATCACCGCCGCGTCGTTGCGGCTTTTTCCGCGCAACGGCGTGCGCACCGTGGTGCTGGCCGCGGTCGACTCGCCGCAGCAGGCGCTGGAACTGTATGCGCTGGTATTCGAGCAATGCGGACAGCGCGTGCAGGCCTTCGAGTACTTCACCCAGGAATGCGTCGAACTCGTCCTGCGCCATGTCGACGGTCTGCGTCTGCCGTTCGCCGACGCGCACCCCGGCTATGTGCTGCTCGAACTCGCCGACACGGTCGACGAAGCCGCGCTCAACGCCCTGGTCGAAACCGTGATCGGAGCCGCGCTCGAGGCAGCGCTATGCAGCGACGCCGTGGTCTCGACCACGCTGGCGCAGCTCGAATCGATGTGGCGGCTGCGCGAGGAAATCTCCGAAGCCCAGAAAATGGATGGCCCGCACCTGAAGCACGACATCTCGGTCCCGATCGAAGCGTTGCCCGCCTTCATGGAATCGGCGCGCGAGCGGGTCGCCGCCGCGCTCCCCGGCGCCCGGCTTTTCGTCTTCGGTCATTTCGGCGACGGCAATCTGCACTACAACGTGTCGCGTCCGGCCGGCACGCCGGCGGATTTCTTCGCGCGCGACGCCCAGGCCGAGCACGCGGTTACCGATGCGGTGCTCGACGAGGTCGCGCGTTGCCACGGCAGCATCAGCGCCGAGCATGGCATCGGCCAATTGAAACGGCACCATTTCCAGCAGTTCAAGAGTCCCCTCGAACGCCGGTTGATGGCCGACATCAAGCGCGTGTTCGACCCCGCCGGCATCATGAATCCCGGCAAATTGCTGTAA
- a CDS encoding thiamine phosphate synthase, with protein sequence MRIDSVSDLYLITPEWHGETNDGNAANGAAGVAGRADFAPFLERLERALCTGIDLVQLRAKSLSPGRYHALAAAAREVCHGRGAMLILNGPTACATGEADRDRHADGIHAADGGSASALDHARADGIHLSSARLMACERRPVAASCVVSAACHTLAELRQAARIGVDFITLSPVLRTRTHPDAAPLGWVRFAELVAASPVPVYALGGMTRAHLATAQSCGARGIAAISGLW encoded by the coding sequence ATGCGTATCGATAGCGTGTCCGATCTGTACTTGATCACGCCGGAATGGCATGGCGAGACGAACGATGGGAACGCCGCGAACGGCGCGGCGGGTGTCGCCGGCCGCGCGGACTTCGCGCCCTTTCTGGAACGGCTGGAACGTGCGCTGTGCACCGGTATCGACCTCGTGCAATTGCGCGCCAAATCCCTCTCTCCCGGGCGTTATCACGCACTCGCGGCCGCGGCGCGGGAGGTCTGCCACGGCCGCGGTGCGATGCTGATCCTGAACGGCCCCACCGCCTGCGCCACCGGCGAAGCCGACCGCGACCGCCATGCCGACGGCATCCACGCCGCCGATGGGGGCTCCGCCAGCGCCCTCGACCATGCCCGCGCCGACGGCATCCATCTGAGCAGCGCCCGCCTGATGGCGTGCGAGCGGCGGCCGGTCGCGGCGTCATGCGTGGTATCCGCCGCGTGCCACACCCTCGCCGAGTTGCGACAGGCGGCGCGCATCGGCGTGGATTTCATTACGCTGTCCCCGGTCCTGCGGACCCGTACCCATCCCGATGCGGCACCGCTTGGCTGGGTACGTTTCGCCGAACTCGTCGCCGCGTCTCCCGTGCCGGTCTATGCATTGGGCGGCATGACGCGCGCCCATCTCGCCACCGCGCAGTCCTGCGGCGCACGCGGCATCGCCGCGATTTCCGGACTCTGGTAA